In Allomuricauda ruestringensis DSM 13258, the following proteins share a genomic window:
- a CDS encoding winged helix-turn-helix transcriptional regulator — translation MNTECIGDCVKLNGKVYPCTISLTLDLVGGKWKAVILYHLRNKPKRYNELRKEMPTVTEMTLSLQLKKLEKDGLVSRKVYGKKPPIKVIYSLTDLGKSFVPVLEAITEWGNQVVSENGKFLYNSLSPSQ, via the coding sequence ATGAACACAGAATGTATCGGTGATTGTGTGAAATTGAACGGGAAAGTATATCCCTGTACAATTAGCCTTACTTTGGATTTGGTGGGCGGAAAATGGAAGGCCGTCATACTTTACCATTTAAGGAACAAACCGAAAAGATATAATGAACTCCGCAAGGAAATGCCCACCGTTACTGAAATGACATTGAGTTTACAGCTAAAAAAATTAGAGAAGGACGGTTTGGTATCAAGGAAGGTTTATGGAAAAAAACCGCCAATAAAAGTTATTTATAGTTTAACTGATTTGGGAAAAAGTTTTGTTCCGGTTTTGGAAGCGATTACAGAATGGGGAAACCAGGTTGTTAGCGAAAATGGGAAATTTTTGTATAATTCCCTGTCCCCATCCCAATAG